From a single Planococcus shenhongbingii genomic region:
- a CDS encoding trypsin-like peptidase domain-containing protein yields the protein MFCSNCGCMNNLTAKNCLNCGRPLDRTTRIRKYKRRQRLNIFIAAILLLGTGFGSARIFYQPLPDQPSAAVENATATQPQTNPPIKEVVTETTDPPENAQQSAQPGTKAIKDIIKETQQKVFTIKTGSAYGSGFLFTDSGAVVTSAHLIIGYTDVMVRTVEGVEKPGTVIGISETYDIALIQVDAFAGAKPLQIEQNPSDVGTEVIALGSPSGLENTAAIGYLTGTDRDFDHEFLYKDMYQIDAQIAPGSSGGPLIDAVTGKVIGINSLLLNDGNAIGFSIPMYSMNELLKGWATEPMTEREVEEVYDTYDGFG from the coding sequence ATGTTTTGTTCAAATTGCGGATGCATGAACAACCTGACAGCGAAAAATTGCCTCAACTGCGGCCGGCCACTGGACCGCACCACCCGAATTAGAAAATACAAAAGACGCCAGCGCTTAAATATCTTCATCGCAGCGATCCTGTTGCTCGGCACAGGATTCGGCTCAGCCCGGATATTCTATCAGCCATTACCCGATCAGCCTTCAGCAGCAGTCGAAAACGCAACTGCCACCCAGCCGCAAACCAACCCGCCCATAAAAGAAGTGGTCACAGAAACCACAGATCCACCAGAAAATGCCCAACAATCAGCCCAGCCCGGAACCAAAGCTATAAAAGACATTATCAAAGAAACCCAGCAAAAAGTCTTTACCATCAAGACCGGTTCAGCATACGGCTCCGGTTTCTTGTTTACGGATTCCGGCGCAGTCGTCACCAGCGCCCATTTGATCATCGGCTATACCGACGTCATGGTCCGTACAGTAGAAGGTGTAGAGAAGCCGGGAACAGTCATCGGCATCTCGGAAACTTATGACATCGCGTTGATCCAAGTTGATGCTTTCGCTGGGGCAAAGCCGCTCCAAATCGAGCAAAATCCGAGTGACGTCGGAACCGAAGTCATTGCGCTCGGCAGTCCATCCGGCTTGGAAAATACCGCTGCAATCGGTTATTTGACTGGCACCGACCGAGATTTCGATCATGAATTCCTGTACAAAGACATGTACCAGATCGATGCCCAAATCGCACCGGGTTCCAGCGGCGGCCCGCTCATTGACGCTGTCACAGGTAAAGTCATCGGCATCAATTCACTCTTGTTGAACGACGGCAACGCCATCGGTTTCTCGATTCCCATGTATTCAATGAACGAACTGCTAAAAGGATGGGCAACAGAGCCGATGACGGAAAGGGAAGTGGAAGAAGTCTATGACACTTACGACGGCTTCGGCTAA
- a CDS encoding nuclease-related domain-containing protein yields MFMKEREAPALLEVLPRLMHRLKMEHEDIVSDHYKARAGFGGEQRVDELLQRMRWLEPPVIIADLQLNERFCQIDTVVLTPHFAVALEVKNYSGTLSFDEQSFHMKQETRDGKFFGYNSPVTQAWNAREELQILFHRLSIPLPVYTAVVLPYSTTLIEKAPIEVPVIYGYSLNRFLSSLPRTGLPMPPQELARAGQLVIDHHTLSPQMNYQDVYRYQLKDLKKGVLCGSCGAVCARKSERVHICMKCHSDVWDGYSRALDDWFEFVSPVISNAQCREFLGLKDKHAAGYVLRKMGLASHGDSVRRVYMR; encoded by the coding sequence ATGTTTATGAAAGAACGTGAGGCGCCGGCTTTGCTGGAGGTGCTGCCCCGGTTGATGCATCGGCTAAAGATGGAACATGAAGATATTGTTTCCGACCACTATAAGGCGAGAGCCGGGTTTGGCGGAGAGCAGCGGGTTGATGAGTTGTTGCAGCGGATGCGCTGGTTGGAACCCCCTGTCATTATCGCTGATCTGCAGCTGAATGAGCGCTTTTGCCAGATTGATACGGTGGTGCTGACTCCGCATTTTGCTGTGGCGCTTGAAGTGAAGAATTATTCCGGGACGCTGTCGTTTGATGAACAAAGTTTTCATATGAAGCAAGAAACACGTGACGGCAAATTTTTCGGGTACAATTCTCCTGTGACGCAAGCGTGGAATGCGCGAGAAGAGTTGCAGATTTTATTCCATCGGCTTAGTATTCCGTTGCCTGTTTATACAGCTGTTGTGCTGCCGTACTCGACGACGCTGATTGAAAAGGCGCCGATAGAAGTACCTGTGATTTACGGTTATTCGCTGAACCGGTTCCTCTCCTCCCTCCCCCGGACCGGGCTGCCGATGCCTCCTCAAGAACTGGCGCGCGCCGGCCAGCTTGTCATTGACCACCATACCCTTTCCCCCCAGATGAATTACCAGGATGTGTACCGTTATCAGTTGAAGGATTTGAAAAAAGGCGTGCTGTGCGGCAGCTGCGGAGCGGTTTGTGCGCGGAAAAGTGAGCGCGTGCATATTTGTATGAAATGCCACTCAGATGTCTGGGACGGCTATTCCCGGGCATTGGATGATTGGTTCGAGTTTGTGTCGCCTGTGATTTCGAATGCCCAGTGCCGGGAGTTTCTCGGCTTGAAGGATAAGCATGCGGCTGGGTATGTGCTTCGGAAGATGGGTTTGGCATCACATGGCGATTCTGTCCGGCGGGTTTATATGAGATAG
- a CDS encoding S8 family serine peptidase, which yields MEKHTFWKVFSSIVALIMILTLLFPYPAATPTAANSPFKSAAQSEGQAHIRAAIAEQTRLLERGPMLHQDLQGIAPEKEVNVIVHLSQRPVALEQGIQASEGKAISQAQVGAVKAAVVAQQTAVKTQIQSQQLSVKEGYSYNTVLNGFSAKVKAGDLKKLLAIKGVLLIEPDTRVQLIPVVPKEEVQASLNSGASFLGADKLWTEGYEGEGVKVAVLDTGIDRDHPEFKTVFKGGKNFVPSSSQYTKPRAKDDPSETKPSERPANQPAIDPYGNKFATSHGTHVAGIIAATGSNDFGFKGIAPKVELYMYRVLGAYGSGEISQVIAGIEEAVIQDMDVINLSLNAYQTSEAEAMAFALNNAVLSGTLAVSAAGNNGLYRGSIGTPATSRLGIAVGNSTLPEERHKGTVNATAGSFKLAKVHNLMATAINEDPAKQLAGSFPVVAIPEAGKAVDYEGLDVKGKVVLVARGKNEYVDKIRIAKEKGAVAILIHNIRNTQESPGPNGVFFGDSPDFIPAFDLSQTDGEALRLAVAKAAGTVSFANFTKKATAGDVISQTSSSGPSTPNFDIKPDIIAPGMNILSALPMYKSDFPNADYSDAYVRNSGTSMSAPHVTGIIALMKQAHPDWTASDIKVALSNTAKLLDTAKYDVFAQGSGRVQAYNAVHPAALAYVQDKAVQNQSGTLVDNIKGSVTFGAQPIKQKDISVSKKILVKDITGKGGNYKVTVDVKKTAGNAKLTVDKPTFTLAGEQLLNVTLIASKNANAAVDDEIIGYIRISNGTTTIALPFAADLSGNLLVELQSLQISERDLSFNGDGIHDQGVISFTLTGDLAQHSMEVYTLLQTDPNVFEDPLVGYILLGTTLKAGKNKILFKGNYRPWNGGPETMLPDGLYHFTFTGTPASKNPEYIQEMISPVFVKTTPPKISGSIKEGKLTGKVIDKYIDYNAELEKYFPPTNYDLNTKLKASYVITRNGEAQKAVPFKLDQKGNFNVTVKGFNAQTDSVKVSVTDAAGNKGQKTIK from the coding sequence TTGGAAAAACACACATTTTGGAAAGTCTTCAGCAGCATAGTGGCACTCATTATGATTCTTACCCTGCTGTTCCCGTACCCGGCCGCAACACCAACAGCAGCCAACAGCCCATTTAAATCAGCCGCACAATCAGAAGGCCAGGCACATATCCGGGCAGCCATCGCCGAACAGACAAGGTTGCTGGAAAGAGGGCCGATGCTCCATCAAGACTTGCAGGGCATAGCACCTGAAAAAGAAGTCAATGTCATCGTCCACCTTTCCCAACGGCCAGTTGCGCTCGAGCAGGGAATCCAGGCATCAGAAGGAAAAGCTATTTCCCAGGCACAAGTCGGCGCAGTGAAAGCGGCCGTCGTTGCCCAGCAAACAGCTGTAAAAACGCAGATCCAGTCACAGCAGCTCTCGGTGAAGGAAGGTTATTCGTATAACACCGTCCTGAACGGCTTTTCAGCAAAAGTGAAAGCTGGGGATCTTAAAAAATTACTGGCGATCAAAGGCGTCCTCCTAATTGAACCAGACACCCGCGTCCAATTAATTCCGGTTGTCCCGAAAGAAGAGGTTCAAGCTTCTCTCAATTCAGGTGCTTCATTTCTTGGAGCCGATAAACTGTGGACGGAAGGATATGAAGGGGAAGGCGTCAAAGTAGCGGTTCTGGATACAGGGATTGACCGGGACCATCCGGAATTCAAAACGGTCTTTAAAGGCGGAAAAAACTTTGTGCCAAGTTCTAGCCAGTATACGAAGCCGCGGGCCAAAGATGACCCGTCTGAAACCAAACCATCGGAGCGTCCGGCAAATCAGCCCGCAATAGATCCGTATGGCAATAAATTTGCCACGTCTCACGGAACGCATGTAGCGGGAATCATCGCTGCAACGGGTTCCAATGATTTCGGTTTTAAAGGAATTGCACCGAAAGTTGAACTGTATATGTACCGCGTGCTTGGAGCCTACGGTTCCGGAGAGATTTCCCAAGTGATTGCGGGAATCGAAGAAGCGGTCATCCAGGATATGGATGTCATCAATTTATCGCTTAACGCTTATCAGACCTCAGAAGCGGAAGCGATGGCTTTTGCACTGAACAATGCCGTACTCAGCGGAACGCTGGCCGTATCTGCAGCGGGAAATAACGGCTTATATCGGGGATCGATTGGCACGCCGGCCACTTCGCGCCTTGGAATTGCAGTCGGCAACTCAACTTTGCCGGAAGAGCGGCATAAAGGCACTGTCAATGCAACAGCCGGCAGCTTTAAATTAGCCAAAGTCCATAACCTGATGGCTACTGCGATCAATGAAGATCCGGCAAAGCAGCTGGCGGGATCGTTCCCGGTGGTCGCTATTCCGGAAGCAGGAAAAGCCGTTGATTATGAAGGGCTGGATGTAAAAGGAAAAGTGGTGCTTGTTGCCCGGGGCAAAAACGAATATGTTGATAAAATCCGGATTGCCAAAGAAAAAGGGGCTGTGGCCATCCTGATCCATAACATCCGCAACACGCAGGAATCACCGGGGCCGAATGGCGTATTCTTCGGCGACTCGCCGGACTTTATCCCGGCATTTGACTTGTCTCAGACGGACGGAGAAGCGTTGCGCCTGGCAGTGGCAAAAGCGGCTGGCACCGTGTCTTTTGCAAATTTCACCAAGAAAGCAACAGCGGGTGACGTCATTTCCCAGACCAGCTCGAGCGGACCCTCTACGCCGAACTTTGACATTAAGCCGGATATCATCGCACCGGGCATGAACATACTGTCCGCGCTCCCGATGTATAAATCGGATTTCCCGAACGCCGATTACAGTGACGCCTATGTCCGCAATTCAGGGACGTCTATGTCGGCACCGCATGTGACCGGGATCATTGCCCTCATGAAGCAAGCGCATCCGGACTGGACAGCGTCCGATATCAAAGTCGCTTTGTCCAATACGGCGAAATTACTGGATACAGCAAAATACGATGTGTTTGCACAAGGCTCCGGCCGCGTCCAAGCATACAATGCCGTCCATCCAGCTGCCCTCGCTTACGTGCAGGACAAAGCGGTGCAAAACCAGAGCGGGACTCTAGTAGACAACATCAAAGGCTCGGTCACATTCGGGGCGCAGCCTATCAAGCAAAAGGATATTTCCGTCTCCAAGAAAATCCTGGTGAAAGATATTACCGGCAAAGGCGGCAATTACAAAGTGACGGTTGATGTGAAGAAAACAGCGGGCAATGCCAAACTGACTGTCGATAAACCGACATTTACATTGGCTGGTGAACAGCTGCTGAACGTCACATTGATTGCTTCAAAGAACGCCAATGCGGCAGTGGATGATGAAATCATTGGCTATATCCGCATTTCAAACGGCACCACGACGATCGCTTTGCCGTTTGCAGCTGATTTGAGCGGGAACCTCTTAGTCGAACTTCAGTCTCTGCAAATCTCTGAAAGAGACCTGTCATTTAATGGAGATGGCATCCATGATCAGGGAGTAATCAGCTTTACGCTGACGGGAGACCTAGCTCAGCATTCAATGGAAGTTTACACTTTGCTGCAAACCGATCCCAATGTATTTGAAGATCCTCTTGTTGGCTACATCCTTTTAGGAACTACCTTGAAAGCTGGAAAAAATAAGATTCTATTCAAAGGGAATTATCGGCCATGGAACGGAGGCCCTGAAACGATGTTACCAGACGGCTTGTACCATTTCACTTTCACAGGTACCCCGGCATCCAAAAATCCGGAGTATATTCAAGAAATGATTTCTCCGGTCTTTGTAAAAACAACGCCACCGAAAATTAGCGGTTCCATCAAGGAAGGAAAGCTGACTGGGAAAGTGATTGACAAATACATTGACTATAACGCCGAGTTAGAAAAGTACTTTCCTCCGACTAATTATGATTTGAATACTAAATTGAAAGCGTCGTACGTTATCACCCGGAACGGCGAAGCCCAAAAAGCGGTACCGTTCAAACTGGACCAAAAAGGCAATTTTAACGTCACCGTTAAAGGATTCAACGCACAAACCGACTCTGTAAAAGTCAGCGTAACAGACGCCGCTGGCAATAAAGGCCAGAAAACAATCAAGTAG
- a CDS encoding MarR family transcriptional regulator has protein sequence MGAWGTGIFDDDTTCDVKDGFIDYIEEGLSSKKAATIILDEYLEEFHPEEDFEVMSLVHIGLAAVQLENNCLVEDVRHLAIQSIDRGADLELWEEADEADYLARKKELEELKQKLLEVG, from the coding sequence ATGGGCGCGTGGGGTACGGGGATATTTGATGATGATACGACTTGTGATGTGAAAGATGGCTTTATTGATTATATAGAAGAAGGTTTGTCTTCTAAAAAAGCGGCGACGATCATTTTGGATGAGTATTTGGAGGAGTTCCATCCCGAGGAAGATTTTGAAGTGATGTCGCTGGTGCATATCGGGCTGGCGGCTGTGCAGCTGGAAAACAATTGCCTGGTGGAGGATGTGCGCCATTTGGCGATCCAGTCCATCGACCGCGGGGCGGATCTGGAGCTTTGGGAAGAAGCCGATGAAGCGGATTATCTGGCGCGGAAAAAAGAGTTGGAAGAGTTGAAGCAGAAATTGCTTGAAGTTGGATGA
- a CDS encoding S8 family serine peptidase, with the protein MKNRKALFMIFLIAALVFSSLAFGTAQSASSKSASVPGSEKAATVPQQLLKPQQPKKEVRIIVELEKEPAIERATDRGILYSELPNATKETLEAAVAAQQKSVKASVSDVAPNIKYLQSFTTVFNGFSATVPAGQVAKIGDQAGVKAVYEATEYQQPDVTPEMKHSKELVQAQRVWNDYGFKGEGTVVGIIDTGIDPTHKDMVLTDNSTGEITKAEVDALRADGSVPNGQYFSAKVPFGFNYMDANNEVRDIRPNASMHGMHVAGTVGANGNEEDGGIRGVAPETQLLALKVFSNDPLYESTYSDIYIKAMDDAIKLGADVLNLSIGATAGFVDSTDPEQQAVERATNNGILVAISAGNENLFGSGHFNPLAENQDYGLTGSPSVSPDSFGVASFENDVITAKSFAYKVAAQETQRGIYFLGNNADPAGLPQDTYPVMDAGLGTPADFTGKDFKGKVALIARGGITFVEKGLNAQKAGAVAVIIYNNTAGTVAMQTDPAITIPYMSTLQSVGLAMKAGLDAKQQVTVTFDGQYFEVPSETAGKMSAFTSWGPTPNLDFKPEVTAPGGNIFSTLNNNEYGLMSGTSMASPHVAGGAALLFQRIEEQELTGRDRVQLAKTLMMNTANPVVFSQGQFVSPRRQGAGLMQLHDALSTRVIVTDKETGNGYVALKEIAENQIGMTLTAENTSDQAAKFNVTVNVQVDAVTNANGKVVTSPNELGSLNITGDTEIDAPATITVPANGTIDIPVTVDVSGASEQLQSNFTNGFFVDGFITLTDGDEEVTGNTALAVPYFGFSGDWDDARIFDRFAWDPNTFYGRTLLADPTGKIINGNSHSTGYEPGRFAFSPNGDGVLDAVIPVFSLLRNAKQVEVNILNEAGEKLRTIRSDEELRKNFSATAPDVPYVLNPLYAWDGNILGKKAADGKYRIQLRAVIDYPDAEWQSIDFPIIVDTAKPVATVTFNAQTKTIQVAGFTDNPGGGGADRWEVFLNNTELTENTATPADESLAPSVATYTVAAELKPADKLKAVFYDTAGNKTEVALPTSTTVAPAAETNEPVIYIDAPAVLSTHKTKTVEVTGRVEDASKVTSLTINGQVPREFNGTAFKHTLTFEDGTQHVTIKAVDEFGNDMEIRRRIFVDTTVPAIELIDVPETIAADEDETEITFNVKDNFDQIRVYLFDSEIYAHPISRNDRVEFNENITETIEVPATGPNNFTLVAEDLTGNRSQITFTIIKQAP; encoded by the coding sequence TTGAAGAACCGGAAGGCCTTATTCATGATTTTCTTAATCGCCGCCTTGGTATTCAGCTCGCTGGCATTCGGTACCGCACAATCCGCCAGCAGCAAAAGCGCCAGCGTCCCGGGTTCCGAAAAAGCAGCCACCGTCCCGCAGCAATTATTGAAGCCGCAGCAGCCGAAAAAAGAAGTGCGCATCATCGTTGAACTTGAAAAAGAGCCGGCCATTGAACGAGCCACGGATAGGGGCATCCTCTACAGTGAATTGCCGAATGCCACAAAAGAAACTTTGGAAGCCGCTGTTGCAGCTCAGCAAAAGTCGGTAAAAGCCTCCGTCAGCGATGTTGCACCGAATATCAAGTACCTGCAAAGTTTTACGACAGTATTCAACGGCTTTTCCGCCACTGTCCCAGCAGGCCAAGTAGCGAAAATCGGTGATCAAGCCGGCGTCAAAGCGGTCTACGAAGCGACTGAATACCAGCAGCCGGACGTCACGCCGGAGATGAAACATTCAAAAGAACTGGTCCAGGCACAGCGCGTCTGGAACGACTACGGCTTTAAAGGGGAAGGGACGGTCGTCGGCATCATCGACACCGGCATTGACCCGACCCATAAAGACATGGTGTTGACCGACAACTCAACCGGTGAAATCACCAAAGCGGAAGTCGATGCCTTGCGTGCGGACGGCTCGGTCCCGAACGGCCAGTACTTCTCCGCGAAAGTGCCGTTCGGCTTCAATTACATGGACGCCAATAACGAAGTCCGTGATATCCGGCCGAACGCCTCGATGCACGGCATGCACGTCGCCGGAACCGTTGGCGCAAACGGCAACGAAGAAGACGGCGGCATCCGCGGCGTCGCACCCGAAACGCAGCTATTGGCCTTGAAAGTGTTCAGCAACGACCCGCTGTACGAATCAACGTACAGCGACATTTACATCAAAGCGATGGACGACGCCATTAAACTGGGCGCAGACGTCCTCAATTTATCAATCGGGGCCACTGCCGGATTCGTCGATTCGACAGATCCGGAACAGCAAGCCGTAGAGCGCGCGACCAACAACGGCATCCTCGTTGCCATTTCGGCAGGGAACGAAAATTTATTCGGCTCCGGCCACTTCAACCCGCTGGCGGAAAACCAGGATTACGGATTGACGGGCTCACCGAGTGTGTCACCCGATTCTTTTGGGGTGGCGTCTTTTGAAAACGACGTCATCACCGCCAAAAGCTTTGCTTATAAGGTAGCAGCACAAGAAACGCAGCGCGGCATTTATTTCCTGGGAAATAACGCCGATCCGGCCGGGCTGCCGCAGGACACCTATCCGGTAATGGATGCCGGGCTTGGAACGCCTGCTGATTTTACAGGGAAAGATTTCAAAGGCAAAGTGGCGCTTATTGCCCGAGGCGGCATCACGTTCGTTGAAAAAGGCTTGAACGCCCAGAAAGCAGGCGCCGTCGCCGTCATTATCTACAACAACACTGCAGGCACGGTCGCCATGCAGACCGACCCGGCCATCACGATTCCGTATATGTCGACGCTGCAATCCGTCGGTCTGGCTATGAAAGCAGGGCTGGATGCGAAACAGCAAGTGACCGTCACATTCGACGGCCAGTATTTTGAAGTGCCGAGTGAAACGGCCGGCAAAATGAGCGCCTTCACTTCCTGGGGACCGACGCCGAACCTCGATTTCAAACCAGAAGTCACAGCGCCCGGCGGCAATATTTTCTCGACTCTCAACAACAACGAATACGGCTTGATGAGCGGCACATCAATGGCCTCTCCGCATGTGGCCGGTGGAGCGGCGCTGTTGTTCCAGCGCATTGAAGAGCAGGAACTCACCGGCCGCGACCGTGTGCAGTTGGCGAAAACGCTGATGATGAATACCGCCAATCCGGTGGTGTTCTCACAAGGCCAGTTCGTCTCGCCAAGACGCCAAGGAGCGGGACTCATGCAGCTCCATGATGCACTTTCAACCCGCGTAATTGTGACTGATAAAGAAACAGGAAATGGATACGTGGCCTTGAAGGAAATCGCCGAAAATCAAATCGGCATGACGCTGACCGCTGAAAACACATCGGACCAAGCGGCCAAGTTTAACGTCACCGTCAATGTCCAAGTCGACGCTGTGACCAATGCCAACGGCAAAGTCGTCACGTCGCCGAACGAACTCGGCTCACTCAATATCACGGGAGACACAGAAATCGATGCACCGGCCACCATCACCGTTCCTGCTAACGGAACCATTGATATTCCGGTGACCGTAGATGTTTCAGGAGCAAGCGAACAGCTCCAAAGCAATTTCACCAACGGCTTCTTCGTGGACGGCTTTATCACCTTGACCGATGGCGATGAAGAAGTAACGGGCAATACCGCGCTTGCCGTTCCGTATTTCGGCTTTAGCGGCGATTGGGACGACGCCCGCATCTTTGACCGCTTCGCCTGGGATCCGAATACGTTCTACGGCCGGACGCTGCTTGCTGACCCGACCGGTAAAATTATCAACGGCAACAGCCATTCGACCGGCTACGAACCCGGACGCTTCGCCTTTTCACCGAACGGGGACGGTGTGCTGGATGCTGTGATTCCGGTCTTCTCATTGCTGCGGAACGCCAAGCAGGTTGAAGTGAATATCCTGAACGAAGCAGGCGAAAAGCTGCGGACGATCCGCTCCGATGAGGAATTGCGCAAGAACTTCTCAGCGACCGCACCCGACGTGCCGTACGTATTGAATCCGCTGTATGCCTGGGACGGCAACATCCTTGGCAAAAAAGCGGCGGACGGCAAATACCGCATTCAATTGCGGGCGGTCATCGATTATCCGGACGCTGAATGGCAATCAATCGATTTCCCGATCATCGTCGATACCGCAAAACCAGTGGCAACGGTGACATTCAATGCACAAACCAAAACTATCCAAGTGGCCGGCTTCACGGATAATCCGGGAGGCGGGGGAGCAGACCGCTGGGAAGTGTTCTTAAATAACACCGAATTGACGGAAAACACTGCAACTCCTGCAGACGAATCGCTGGCGCCAAGCGTGGCCACCTACACCGTAGCTGCTGAACTCAAGCCGGCCGACAAACTGAAAGCCGTGTTCTACGACACCGCTGGCAATAAAACCGAAGTGGCGCTGCCAACAAGCACAACAGTGGCGCCGGCAGCAGAAACGAACGAACCAGTCATTTACATCGATGCACCAGCCGTGCTGTCGACGCATAAAACCAAAACCGTCGAAGTGACCGGGCGGGTGGAAGATGCGTCGAAAGTGACGTCGCTCACCATCAATGGCCAAGTGCCAAGAGAATTCAACGGCACGGCGTTCAAACACACATTGACATTTGAAGATGGCACCCAGCACGTCACCATAAAAGCGGTCGATGAATTCGGCAACGATATGGAAATCCGCCGGCGGATCTTCGTCGACACCACCGTTCCTGCTATTGAATTGATCGATGTGCCGGAAACGATTGCGGCGGATGAAGACGAAACGGAAATCACGTTCAATGTCAAAGACAACTTCGACCAGATCCGCGTCTATTTATTCGACAGTGAAATCTACGCCCATCCAATAAGCCGGAACGATCGGGTCGAATTCAATGAAAACATCACAGAAACAATCGAAGTGCCGGCAACAGGACCCAATAATTTCACGCTAGTCGCCGAAGACTTAACAGGGAACCGGTCACAAATCACTTTCACCATCATTAAACAAGCACCTTAA
- a CDS encoding acyltransferase: protein MAQRIHYMDWLRVISIFVVVGIHVVSKIINSGSYTEWEWQYANAIDSALRWCVPVFFMLSGALLLTRRPDEPVGEFLKKRLAKALIPLVFWSGVYTAYNIFEKGESYTIWEMIKLFLSDDVYYHLWFLYVIIGLYVMAPFLRILVHHLSQKAFLYFLIFWFVYSGVLPFAPKFFGFELAIPAGMFEPYIGYFMLGAYLYLYPLSKKSLPLLGFLAIIGYFITFFGTSLLTERRGEFDDFFYEHYRPNALAITLFIYVGFQHLAAKIKPNRWITRMSTATLGIYVIHPLIQTYLHKIFGINEMTGTPIIGIPLVWILIFFLSFAIILLFQKIPGVKHIVP from the coding sequence ATGGCACAACGAATTCACTACATGGACTGGCTGCGTGTAATCTCCATCTTTGTGGTGGTCGGCATCCATGTGGTGTCGAAGATCATCAATTCCGGCTCCTATACAGAATGGGAATGGCAATATGCCAATGCCATTGATTCGGCTCTGCGCTGGTGCGTGCCGGTTTTTTTCATGTTGAGCGGAGCATTGCTGCTGACCCGGAGGCCGGACGAACCGGTAGGGGAGTTTTTGAAAAAGCGGCTGGCGAAAGCGCTCATCCCGCTGGTTTTCTGGAGCGGGGTGTATACGGCTTACAATATTTTCGAGAAAGGCGAATCCTATACGATTTGGGAAATGATTAAGCTGTTCCTCAGCGATGACGTGTATTACCATCTTTGGTTTCTCTACGTCATCATCGGCTTGTATGTGATGGCGCCTTTCTTGCGAATCCTGGTCCATCATTTGTCGCAAAAAGCCTTCCTTTATTTCCTGATTTTCTGGTTCGTGTATTCCGGCGTCTTGCCGTTCGCCCCGAAATTCTTCGGGTTTGAACTGGCCATCCCGGCAGGCATGTTCGAGCCGTATATCGGCTATTTCATGCTGGGGGCTTACCTGTACTTGTATCCGTTGTCGAAAAAGAGCTTGCCGCTGCTCGGATTTTTGGCCATCATCGGCTATTTCATCACCTTTTTCGGCACATCTCTTCTGACAGAACGCCGGGGCGAATTCGACGATTTCTTCTATGAACATTACCGGCCGAATGCACTTGCCATCACGCTGTTCATCTACGTCGGATTCCAGCATCTCGCCGCAAAAATCAAACCGAACCGCTGGATTACCCGGATGAGCACCGCGACGCTTGGCATCTATGTCATCCATCCGCTCATCCAGACCTATCTTCACAAAATCTTTGGAATCAATGAAATGACCGGAACACCGATCATCGGCATCCCGCTCGTGTGGATCTTGATTTTCTTCCTGTCGTTCGCCATCATTTTGCTGTTCCAAAAAATACCGGGCGTCAAACACATCGTCCCTTAA
- a CDS encoding patatin-like phospholipase family protein, which translates to MIKILSIDGGGVRGIIPAIVLAEIERRTRKPICELFDLIAGTSAGGILALGLVVPEEGDAISCIPRYTAKTLAKLFKNDAHIIFDKSILFRIPGGRYVYRRYPDDGMEFVLEKYFKDAMISESLTDVLIPSYEIQLRSPAFFKSAKVKSEQPTQMDVLMRDVARATSAAPTYFTPERIETLPELAFIDGGVYANNPAMCAYAEAKAIFQEETDFLVVSLGTGEANAPIPYEEAVHWGHIGWSRRMLNIIMDGSSDSVDYQLKQIVTPRKGEDRYYRFQTELGKDTEPIDNSDPFNMEKLEALGIGIIRNRDNQLKLDKLCEQLLE; encoded by the coding sequence ATGATCAAGATACTGTCCATAGACGGAGGCGGTGTTCGGGGCATTATTCCAGCCATTGTGTTAGCGGAGATAGAGAGACGGACAAGAAAGCCGATCTGCGAACTTTTCGATTTAATCGCCGGAACATCCGCCGGCGGAATTCTGGCGCTTGGGCTCGTGGTGCCGGAAGAAGGAGATGCGATTAGCTGCATCCCGAGGTATACAGCGAAAACGCTTGCGAAACTGTTCAAAAACGATGCCCATATCATTTTCGATAAATCGATTTTGTTCCGCATACCTGGCGGACGCTATGTATATAGAAGATATCCGGACGACGGTATGGAATTTGTCTTGGAAAAATATTTCAAAGACGCCATGATTTCCGAGTCGCTGACTGACGTCCTGATTCCCAGTTACGAAATTCAGCTGCGCAGTCCCGCCTTTTTCAAAAGTGCCAAAGTAAAATCAGAACAGCCGACACAAATGGATGTATTGATGAGAGATGTCGCCAGAGCGACGTCCGCGGCACCGACTTACTTTACGCCTGAAAGAATCGAGACACTTCCGGAATTGGCGTTTATCGACGGCGGTGTCTATGCCAACAACCCGGCAATGTGCGCCTATGCCGAAGCAAAGGCGATTTTTCAAGAAGAAACTGATTTTCTGGTCGTATCGCTCGGCACCGGCGAAGCCAACGCACCCATTCCGTACGAAGAAGCGGTCCACTGGGGCCATATCGGCTGGTCGCGGCGCATGCTGAACATCATCATGGATGGCAGCTCCGATTCCGTCGACTATCAATTGAAGCAAATTGTGACACCGCGAAAAGGGGAAGACCGTTATTACCGTTTCCAGACCGAACTCGGCAAAGACACCGAACCGATTGACAACTCCGACCCTTTTAATATGGAAAAACTCGAAGCGCTGGGCATCGGCATCATCCGCAACAGAGACAACCAGCTCAAACTCGACAAACTATGCGAGCAGCTGCTGGAATAA